Proteins from a genomic interval of Prochlorothrix hollandica PCC 9006 = CALU 1027:
- a CDS encoding Crp/Fnr family transcriptional regulator, with protein MYSLSPPSTDVSPALLPWHQVLDWAQEHDRCQTLHKDEQILVRSGRLYLVQSGVVRLSGKPKTSNLCLASDGVQPPGNRRSPHPSGSASARQTYESFLGFAKATDPFEITTQSSFQLKAHAHLDHTQVIWMYWTELDRWAHCRQTVLDAFRHRHNRQLLLLGALGQRRACDRLMGFLEVLMEEYGERYDSGYCLPWPVTQTQIAGAIGATRVTVTRLMGQLRHEGLIAFRGDNQICFPFNQRPLL; from the coding sequence ATGTATTCCTTGTCTCCTCCCTCCACGGACGTTTCCCCTGCGCTGCTCCCGTGGCATCAGGTTCTGGATTGGGCACAAGAGCACGATCGCTGTCAAACCCTCCATAAAGATGAGCAGATTTTGGTGCGATCGGGTCGTCTCTACCTGGTGCAGTCTGGGGTCGTGCGCCTCAGTGGAAAACCTAAAACCAGTAATCTTTGCCTTGCGTCCGATGGGGTTCAACCGCCGGGTAACCGCCGATCGCCCCATCCGTCTGGGTCTGCTTCCGCTCGCCAGACCTATGAATCATTTCTAGGGTTTGCCAAGGCTACAGATCCCTTTGAAATCACGACCCAGTCTTCCTTTCAGCTCAAAGCCCACGCCCACCTCGATCACACCCAGGTGATTTGGATGTATTGGACCGAGTTGGATCGCTGGGCACACTGTCGGCAGACGGTGTTGGACGCATTTCGCCATCGCCATAATCGTCAATTGTTATTGCTGGGTGCCCTGGGGCAGCGGCGAGCCTGCGATCGCCTGATGGGGTTTTTAGAGGTGCTGATGGAAGAATACGGAGAGCGCTATGACTCTGGCTATTGTTTGCCCTGGCCCGTCACCCAAACCCAAATTGCGGGGGCCATTGGAGCAACGCGGGTCACCGTAACCCGTCTCATGGGTCAACTGCGCCATGAAGGGTTGATTGCCTTCCGGGGGGACAATCAAATTTGTTTTCCCTTTAACCAGCGTCCGCTGCTCTAG
- a CDS encoding thiol-disulfide oxidoreductase DCC family protein, producing MYHLIYDGNCNLCVTFTRLLETFDQGQLFHYVPMQDRTQLEQWGISGEDCALGMILVDETRDRRWQGSDAAEEIIRLLPLGSGFVAAYRLLPGAKWLGDRTYEQIRDNRYSWFGSRSQTYWSTCASRSTPPEP from the coding sequence ATGTATCACCTCATCTATGACGGCAACTGCAATCTCTGCGTCACCTTTACCCGTCTCCTGGAAACCTTTGATCAGGGCCAACTCTTCCACTATGTGCCCATGCAGGATCGCACCCAGCTAGAGCAATGGGGGATCAGTGGCGAGGACTGTGCCCTGGGGATGATTCTGGTGGATGAGACCCGCGATCGCCGCTGGCAGGGCAGTGATGCAGCGGAAGAAATTATTCGACTCCTACCCCTAGGATCGGGGTTTGTGGCCGCCTACCGGTTGTTGCCCGGTGCCAAGTGGTTGGGCGATCGCACCTATGAACAAATTCGGGATAACCGCTATAGTTGGTTTGGATCCCGCTCCCAGACCTACTGGTCCACCTGTGCTTCCCGGTCTACCCCACCTGAACCGTAG
- the ftsE gene encoding cell division ATP-binding protein FtsE translates to MIRLDNVSKTYDHTSQGLQNITWSLDPGAFVFVTGTSGSGKTTLLKLLYGAERPTSGSLWVNGYAVASLRGDPLARFRRQLGVIFQDYKLIPNRTVAENVAFVLWAQGHDRKAVDRRLVPTLKLVGLQQKADCFPDQLSGGEQQRVSIARAIVSTPPLLLADEPTGNLDTENSLQIMEILHKLRDVGITIVITTHDEQLVNRFNHPVLQVHQGRLQTLRP, encoded by the coding sequence ATGATTCGCCTGGACAACGTCAGCAAGACCTATGACCACACCAGCCAGGGGTTGCAGAACATCACATGGAGCCTGGATCCGGGGGCATTTGTCTTTGTGACCGGAACCTCAGGTTCCGGCAAAACCACCCTGCTGAAGCTCCTGTATGGGGCAGAACGGCCCACCTCCGGCTCCCTGTGGGTCAATGGCTATGCTGTCGCCAGTTTACGGGGGGATCCCTTGGCCCGGTTCCGCCGCCAATTGGGGGTTATTTTCCAGGACTATAAGCTGATCCCCAACCGCACCGTCGCCGAAAATGTGGCCTTTGTCCTGTGGGCACAGGGCCACGATCGCAAGGCCGTAGACCGGCGACTAGTCCCCACCCTCAAGCTAGTGGGATTGCAGCAAAAAGCCGACTGTTTCCCCGATCAACTGTCCGGGGGGGAACAACAGCGGGTCAGCATTGCGCGGGCGATCGTCAGCACCCCGCCCCTCCTGTTGGCCGATGAACCCACCGGCAACTTAGATACCGAGAATTCCTTGCAAATCATGGAAATTTTGCACAAACTCAGGGACGTGGGCATTACGATCGTCATCACCACCCATGATGAACAGCTCGTCAACCGCTTCAACCACCCCGTCCTGCAAGTTCACCAGGGCCGCCTCCAAACCCTACGCCCCTAA
- a CDS encoding 4-hydroxy-3-methylbut-2-enyl diphosphate reductase — protein sequence MDTKDTKAFRRSLNHSDRYNRKGFGHAAEVSGTLDTAYKSDLIQHIRDNQHTLRQGNVTIRLAEAFGFCWGVERAVAMAYETRKQFPAERIWITNEIIHNPSVNQHLRDMNVDFIEVTEDQKDFSEVGSGDVVILPAFGASVQEMELLNDLGCQIVDTTCPWVSKVWNTVEKHKKVNYTSIIHGKYQHEETIATSSFADTYLVVLNLAEAQYVCDYILEGGDRAAFLAKFQNAYSQGFDPDRDLERVGVANQTTMLKSETEDIGKLFERTMMQRYGTGALNDHFLAFNTICDATQERQDAMFDIVEEPLDLMVVIGGFNSSNTTHLQEISMHRGLRSYHIDCADRIGPGNQVEHKPLDQALVTTEQWLPDGPLTIGITSGASTPDKVVEEVIEKIFALKAAPALV from the coding sequence ATGGATACCAAGGATACAAAAGCGTTTCGCCGATCGCTCAACCACTCCGATCGCTACAACCGTAAGGGGTTCGGTCATGCCGCTGAGGTTTCAGGCACCCTGGACACAGCCTACAAAAGCGATCTAATCCAGCACATTCGGGACAACCAGCACACCCTACGCCAGGGCAATGTCACCATTCGGCTGGCGGAGGCGTTTGGGTTCTGCTGGGGAGTGGAACGGGCCGTGGCCATGGCCTATGAAACCCGCAAACAGTTTCCCGCAGAACGCATCTGGATCACCAATGAAATTATCCACAATCCCTCGGTGAACCAACATCTGCGGGATATGAACGTGGACTTCATTGAAGTCACAGAGGACCAAAAGGACTTCTCAGAGGTTGGATCCGGGGATGTGGTGATTTTGCCCGCCTTTGGGGCGAGTGTGCAGGAAATGGAGCTACTCAATGATCTGGGGTGCCAAATTGTGGACACCACCTGTCCCTGGGTTTCCAAGGTTTGGAACACCGTAGAAAAGCATAAGAAAGTCAACTACACCTCCATCATTCACGGGAAGTATCAACACGAAGAAACCATCGCCACCAGTTCCTTTGCGGATACTTATCTAGTGGTCTTAAATCTGGCCGAGGCCCAGTATGTCTGTGATTACATCTTGGAGGGGGGCGATCGCGCCGCCTTTTTAGCCAAATTCCAGAACGCCTATTCCCAAGGCTTCGACCCCGATCGGGATCTGGAGCGGGTGGGGGTGGCCAACCAAACCACCATGCTCAAAAGCGAAACGGAAGACATTGGCAAACTCTTCGAGCGCACCATGATGCAACGCTATGGCACCGGTGCCCTCAATGACCATTTCTTGGCCTTCAACACCATTTGTGATGCCACCCAAGAACGCCAGGATGCCATGTTTGACATCGTGGAAGAACCCCTCGACCTGATGGTAGTCATCGGCGGTTTTAACTCCTCCAACACCACCCATCTCCAGGAAATTTCCATGCACCGGGGCTTACGGTCCTACCACATCGACTGCGCCGATCGCATTGGTCCCGGCAACCAGGTGGAACACAAACCCCTCGATCAAGCTCTGGTGACCACCGAGCAGTGGCTCCCGGATGGACCCTTGACCATCGGCATCACCTCCGGTGCCTCCACCCCCGACAAAGTGGTGGAAGAGGTCATCGAAAAGATCTTCGCCCTCAAAGCCGCCCCCGCCTTGGTTTAA
- a CDS encoding sulfotransferase family protein: MVPVAGRSAQKICFIAGAGHSGSTLLGLVLGSHSQGFYGGEMAKSRFLQNPQKVLRKRVCKLCGPDCPVWGDFQVQGQPDLYEQVARRVHKPLIIDSSKNLDWLGQQMATLDSTDAEIFLIFLQRDGRAVVNSRLRKYPDRPLETLVHNWMTQIETTQAFFAAAPVKKRVLRYEVLASEPEATVAELCQFLDLPPELAMVNYTQAEHHVLGGNNGTQFLVAKHQDYDHSFVQLSQRNKTYYQNHGSQIRLDRRWQQELPPAALDYFTETAGSLNQAFAWD; this comes from the coding sequence ATGGTTCCTGTGGCGGGCCGATCGGCCCAGAAGATTTGTTTTATTGCCGGGGCGGGTCACTCTGGATCCACCCTCCTGGGGTTAGTGCTGGGGAGTCACTCCCAGGGCTTTTATGGGGGCGAGATGGCCAAAAGTCGCTTTCTCCAGAATCCCCAAAAGGTCTTGCGTAAGCGGGTTTGCAAATTGTGTGGACCCGACTGCCCGGTGTGGGGAGACTTCCAGGTGCAAGGGCAACCCGATTTGTATGAACAGGTGGCGCGGCGGGTGCATAAGCCCCTGATCATTGATTCCAGCAAAAACTTGGACTGGCTTGGTCAACAGATGGCCACCTTGGACTCGACGGACGCTGAGATCTTTCTGATTTTTCTGCAACGGGATGGGCGGGCTGTGGTCAATTCTCGGTTACGGAAATACCCCGATCGCCCCTTGGAGACCCTTGTCCACAATTGGATGACCCAAATTGAGACAACCCAAGCTTTTTTTGCCGCCGCTCCGGTCAAGAAACGGGTGCTGCGCTATGAGGTTCTCGCCAGTGAACCGGAGGCCACGGTTGCCGAACTCTGTCAATTCTTGGACCTTCCTCCAGAGTTGGCCATGGTCAACTATACCCAGGCTGAACACCATGTTTTAGGTGGTAATAATGGCACCCAATTTTTGGTGGCCAAACATCAGGATTACGATCATAGTTTTGTGCAACTATCTCAACGCAATAAAACCTATTATCAAAACCATGGTTCCCAGATTCGCCTCGATCGCCGCTGGCAGCAGGAATTACCCCCGGCGGCCCTAGACTATTTTACAGAAACGGCTGGATCCCTGAACCAAGCGTTTGCTTGGGATTAG
- a CDS encoding sulfotransferase family protein, with the protein MKTVDLVFRTIGERTSNLALDLAIKQIQPQNVHILDNVRPFTLAVAKMLDIQYQCDTVVFMDADCLIMENMRPFLERNSYIYVDCYVIDKFRGQVHQGVHITDIKLVRQMQAVATPEDDQKYVLRPESRLRSLALTELKASKHFKHFRVFHDYFQYYSDIFAKFALRELRCRTPINRRQLQAAEAHWGKYPGDLDFQVAQAAVAYARAQVPQDTSNADLQAFIASLPERSAQEVPKLQLPDQDALTYDEVDRVARQQWQWQLTTPPQSQPQPTKRHEPKVFGIGLSRTGTKSLTGALHTLGINTIHYPDDESTLRELVEGNYEFSLLQYLDGITDITVAPFYPQLDQLYANSKFILTIRNKEEWLDALRNHWQDRPAFADANAKRDIHMHIRRLLRSAVYGCYEFSYDRLSYVYDLHYETVLRYFQNRPGQLLVINICEGEGWEKICPFLGKPLVQHPFPFVKKQSLIKALHLAQLEAPV; encoded by the coding sequence GTGAAAACGGTGGATTTGGTGTTTAGAACGATCGGAGAACGGACCTCTAATTTAGCCCTAGATTTAGCGATTAAACAGATTCAGCCCCAGAACGTCCATATATTGGATAATGTGCGTCCTTTCACCCTAGCCGTTGCCAAAATGCTAGACATTCAGTATCAGTGCGATACTGTGGTTTTTATGGATGCAGATTGTTTAATTATGGAGAATATGCGCCCTTTCCTAGAGCGTAATTCCTATATTTATGTCGATTGCTATGTGATTGATAAGTTTCGCGGCCAGGTGCATCAAGGGGTTCACATTACCGATATCAAGCTGGTGCGGCAAATGCAAGCCGTGGCTACCCCAGAGGATGATCAAAAGTATGTGTTGCGGCCTGAATCGCGCCTCCGCTCCCTGGCGTTAACCGAACTCAAAGCCAGTAAGCATTTCAAGCATTTCCGGGTTTTTCATGACTATTTTCAGTATTACAGCGATATTTTTGCCAAGTTTGCCCTGCGGGAGTTGCGGTGCCGGACTCCCATTAATCGACGGCAACTCCAGGCGGCGGAAGCCCACTGGGGCAAGTATCCTGGGGATTTAGACTTCCAGGTGGCCCAGGCAGCAGTGGCCTATGCCCGTGCCCAGGTGCCCCAGGATACCTCCAATGCCGACTTGCAAGCTTTCATCGCCAGCCTGCCGGAACGATCCGCCCAGGAGGTTCCCAAGCTCCAGTTACCGGATCAGGATGCCTTGACCTATGATGAGGTCGATCGGGTGGCCCGCCAGCAGTGGCAATGGCAACTAACCACGCCTCCCCAGTCCCAACCCCAGCCCACTAAACGCCATGAACCTAAGGTGTTTGGCATTGGACTCAGCCGCACGGGGACTAAAAGCCTGACGGGAGCCTTGCACACCTTGGGCATCAATACGATCCACTACCCCGATGACGAAAGCACCCTGCGGGAACTGGTGGAAGGCAACTATGAATTTTCCTTGTTGCAATACTTGGATGGCATTACGGATATTACGGTTGCCCCCTTTTATCCCCAGTTGGATCAGCTTTATGCCAACAGCAAATTTATTTTAACCATTCGCAATAAAGAGGAGTGGTTAGATGCCCTGCGGAACCACTGGCAGGATCGTCCTGCCTTTGCCGATGCGAATGCTAAACGGGATATCCATATGCATATCCGCCGCCTGTTGCGATCGGCGGTTTATGGTTGCTATGAGTTTAGTTACGATCGCCTCTCCTATGTCTATGATCTGCACTATGAAACGGTGTTGCGTTATTTCCAAAATCGCCCCGGTCAGCTCCTGGTGATCAATATTTGTGAGGGGGAAGGTTGGGAAAAAATTTGTCCGTTTTTAGGGAAACCATTGGTTCAACATCCTTTCCCCTTTGTCAAAAAACAATCTCTGATTAAAGCACTCCACTTGGCCCAGTTAGAAGCACCGGTTTAA
- a CDS encoding SDR family NAD(P)-dependent oxidoreductase, producing MPPEAHILVAGASQGIGLGFVRALLQDPRPRRIVALYRNPDTAAALLACTDPRLLPIAADLTEEDSIAAALEQMGSPRDRLHWVINCVGVLHGVDGQGQPFQPEKSLRHINGAQLLHYFQTNSISGVLLAKHLTPWLRHPDPSLFATISAKVGSIGDNRLGGWYGYRASKAALNMLIKTVAIEYSRVSPRTIVTVLHPGTTDTRLSQPFQGGVPPEKLFSIERTVTQLLAVMEGLTLADSGEFFSWDGTKLPW from the coding sequence ATGCCCCCCGAAGCCCATATTCTCGTTGCGGGTGCTAGCCAGGGCATTGGCCTTGGCTTTGTCCGAGCCTTGCTCCAGGATCCCCGCCCCCGCCGCATTGTCGCCCTGTACCGCAACCCCGACACCGCCGCTGCCTTGTTGGCCTGCACCGATCCTCGACTGCTGCCCATTGCCGCTGACCTGACCGAGGAAGACTCGATCGCTGCCGCCCTAGAACAAATGGGTTCGCCGAGGGACCGCCTGCACTGGGTGATCAACTGTGTGGGGGTGTTGCATGGGGTGGATGGCCAGGGTCAGCCCTTCCAGCCGGAAAAAAGCCTGCGTCATATTAATGGGGCGCAACTGCTCCACTATTTCCAGACCAATAGCATTAGCGGGGTCTTGTTGGCCAAGCACCTCACCCCTTGGCTGCGGCACCCCGATCCCAGCCTGTTTGCCACTATTTCCGCCAAGGTGGGCAGTATTGGCGATAATCGCCTGGGGGGGTGGTATGGCTATCGGGCTTCTAAGGCGGCGTTGAATATGTTGATCAAGACGGTGGCGATCGAATACAGCCGCGTCAGTCCCCGGACGATCGTCACGGTGCTCCATCCCGGCACCACTGATACCCGGTTGTCCCAACCCTTCCAGGGGGGCGTGCCTCCCGAAAAACTCTTTTCCATTGAGCGCACGGTCACCCAGTTGCTGGCCGTGATGGAGGGGTTGACCCTGGCGGATAGTGGGGAATTTTTCAGTTGGGATGGCACCAAGCTGCCCTGGTAG
- a CDS encoding heavy metal translocating P-type ATPase yields MAPLAPQPLRPIVPVSAPQTLALEVDGMKCAGCVRAVETRLTQQPGVLSASVNLVTRVATVDYAPQDTDGDTLAQVLTAVGFPSQRRDRPRTADESLREADQALQHQTRNLAIAALLLILSSIGHLEHLFGWVLPGFDAMVVHWGLATLTLAFPGRPLWVNGFQGLRHGIPTMNTLVGLGAWSAYLASCVALVLPSLGWECFFDEPVMLLGFILLGRTLEQRARHRAGASLRTLLALQPTLARLIAEGGLGDREAWDPRQLLNAKVVEVATDRLRVGELLRVLPGEKFPVDGAVVAGQGTVDESMLTGESLPVLKQAGSGVSAGSLNLSGVLVVEATQVGQDTTLAQIIQLVETAQGRKAPIQRLADTVAGYFTYGVMAIAALTFGFWALVGTRIWPSVLTDHGVWLMGMDHALDHALNHALDHALDPALGQAMDSAMAMATPAEALTSPLLLSLKLAIAVLVIACPCALGLATPTALLVGSGLGAEKGLLIRGGDALEHLDRLTTLVFDKTGTLTTGKPQVTDCRVNGDVTQPSGAEGDGSVVGGDRLLQLAASLEVGTRHPLARAIQQAAQDQGLPLLRADQFHTEPGFGVSAQVEGVPTVLGNRSWLLDHGMAVPPPLEAQAETLAATGKTVIYLGQGSQTLGLIAVQDPLRPDALETLNQIKAWGLEVLMVTGDRPATALAIAQALHLDPSQVRAEVRPDQKAVVIRQLQSQGQQVAMVGDGINDAPALAQAEVGIALHGGTEVAAETAHIVLMGDRLGQVPEALALGKATLSKIRQNLFWALAYNSLGIPVAAGLLLPHWGFALSPAVAGAFMAFSSISVVSNSLLLRWGRSPE; encoded by the coding sequence ATGGCTCCCCTTGCTCCCCAGCCCCTGCGGCCCATAGTTCCCGTTTCTGCCCCCCAAACCCTAGCCCTAGAAGTGGACGGCATGAAATGTGCCGGCTGTGTGCGGGCGGTGGAAACGCGCCTGACCCAACAGCCTGGGGTCCTCAGCGCTTCGGTGAACCTGGTGACCCGCGTGGCCACCGTGGACTATGCTCCCCAGGACACCGACGGGGACACCTTGGCCCAGGTGCTGACGGCAGTGGGGTTTCCCAGCCAGCGCCGCGATCGCCCCCGCACAGCGGACGAAAGCCTCCGGGAAGCCGACCAAGCCCTCCAGCACCAAACCCGGAATTTAGCGATCGCCGCCCTGCTGTTGATCCTATCCAGCATCGGCCATCTGGAGCATCTGTTTGGCTGGGTTCTGCCGGGATTCGATGCCATGGTGGTTCATTGGGGGCTGGCCACCTTAACCCTCGCTTTTCCCGGTCGTCCCCTGTGGGTTAATGGCTTCCAGGGCTTGCGCCATGGCATTCCCACCATGAACACCCTGGTGGGGCTGGGAGCCTGGAGCGCTTACTTGGCCAGTTGCGTGGCCTTGGTCTTGCCCTCTTTGGGCTGGGAATGCTTTTTTGATGAACCGGTGATGCTGCTGGGGTTTATTTTGCTGGGGCGCACCCTGGAGCAGCGGGCACGGCACCGGGCGGGGGCATCTCTGCGCACCTTGTTGGCCTTGCAGCCCACCCTGGCCCGGTTGATTGCGGAGGGGGGACTGGGGGACAGGGAAGCCTGGGATCCCCGCCAGTTGCTCAATGCCAAGGTGGTGGAGGTGGCCACCGATCGCCTGCGGGTGGGGGAACTGTTGCGGGTGTTGCCGGGGGAGAAATTTCCCGTGGATGGTGCAGTGGTGGCGGGGCAGGGCACCGTGGATGAGTCCATGTTGACGGGGGAATCCTTGCCGGTGCTGAAGCAGGCGGGTTCAGGGGTCAGTGCCGGTAGCTTGAACCTGTCGGGGGTGTTGGTGGTGGAGGCTACCCAGGTGGGCCAAGACACGACCCTGGCCCAGATTATTCAGTTGGTGGAAACGGCCCAAGGTCGCAAAGCCCCCATTCAGCGCCTTGCGGACACCGTGGCCGGTTATTTCACCTATGGGGTGATGGCGATCGCCGCCCTGACCTTTGGCTTTTGGGCACTGGTGGGCACCCGGATCTGGCCCTCGGTGCTGACGGATCATGGGGTCTGGCTGATGGGCATGGATCACGCCCTGGATCACGCCCTGAATCACGCCTTGGATCACGCTTTAGATCCTGCCCTAGGTCAGGCCATGGATTCCGCCATGGCCATGGCTACCCCTGCCGAGGCGCTCACCTCCCCTCTGTTGCTGAGCTTGAAATTGGCCATCGCTGTGTTGGTCATTGCCTGCCCCTGTGCCCTGGGCCTTGCTACCCCCACGGCCCTCTTGGTGGGTTCCGGGTTAGGGGCCGAAAAAGGTCTGTTAATTCGGGGGGGGGATGCTTTGGAACACCTCGATCGCCTCACCACCCTGGTGTTCGACAAAACGGGCACCTTGACCACGGGCAAACCCCAGGTGACGGACTGCCGGGTGAATGGCGACGTGACTCAACCCTCTGGGGCTGAGGGAGACGGGTCCGTGGTGGGGGGCGATCGCCTGCTGCAACTGGCCGCGAGCTTGGAGGTGGGCACCCGCCATCCCCTCGCCCGTGCCATCCAACAAGCCGCCCAGGATCAAGGCTTGCCCCTCCTCAGGGCCGATCAGTTCCACACGGAACCGGGCTTTGGGGTGTCGGCCCAGGTGGAGGGAGTCCCCACGGTGTTGGGTAATCGTTCCTGGCTTTTGGATCATGGCATGGCGGTGCCGCCCCCCTTGGAAGCCCAGGCCGAGACCTTAGCCGCCACGGGGAAAACGGTGATTTATCTGGGTCAAGGCTCCCAGACTCTGGGGCTGATTGCGGTGCAGGATCCCCTGCGGCCCGATGCCCTGGAAACCCTTAATCAGATCAAAGCCTGGGGGCTGGAGGTGTTGATGGTGACGGGCGATCGCCCAGCTACGGCCCTGGCCATTGCCCAAGCCCTCCACCTGGATCCGTCCCAAGTGCGGGCCGAGGTGCGCCCCGATCAAAAGGCGGTGGTGATTCGCCAGTTGCAAAGCCAAGGCCAGCAGGTGGCCATGGTGGGGGATGGCATTAACGACGCGCCAGCCCTGGCCCAGGCGGAGGTGGGCATTGCTCTCCATGGGGGCACGGAGGTGGCGGCGGAAACGGCCCACATTGTCTTGATGGGCGATCGCTTGGGCCAAGTGCCGGAAGCCCTAGCCTTGGGCAAGGCCACCCTCAGCAAAATTCGCCAAAATCTCTTTTGGGCTTTGGCCTACAACAGTCTGGGGATTCCCGTGGCCGCTGGCCTTCTCTTGCCCCACTGGGGCTTTGCCCTCAGTCCCGCTGTGGCCGGTGCTTTCATGGCCTTTAGTTCTATTTCGGTGGTCAGCAATTCCCTGTTATTGCGCTGGGGCCGATCGCCGGAGTAA
- a CDS encoding cytosine deaminase, which produces MEPWHPACNPDRGYGIRRAQIHRSLLDPAVAAQWPAQPQGDDLVPVDLVVRSGVITQIGIRRAGEPEPALGEPGDDTPPWPTVDWDRGQIWPCFVDIHTHLDKGHSWERSPNPDGSFQGALAAVARDAQHHWSQGDLYARMDFGLRCSYSHGSQALRTHLDCGGALAPKVWEVFQQLRRDWSDRLILQGVSLVPGDYYLTPEGVALADRVAAAGGLLGAVLFNHPALDQHLDRILALAQERGLDLDFHTDESGNPDDRALHRVALAQQRHQFPGQITCGHCCSLSVQPPAIVAETLEAVAIAALGVVSLPLCNLYLQDRQPQRTPRWRGVTALQELRSAGIAVALASDNCRDPFYGFGDHDGLEVFRESVRIAHLDRPYGDWTQALTITPAQMMGLPHLGQIRVGATADLVLFRGRGFSELLSRPQGDRVVLRRGRAIDTTLPDYRELDPWVYPSG; this is translated from the coding sequence GTGGAGCCGTGGCACCCCGCCTGCAACCCCGATCGGGGCTATGGGATTCGGCGGGCACAGATACACCGCAGCTTGTTGGATCCGGCAGTAGCAGCCCAGTGGCCGGCCCAACCCCAGGGGGACGACTTGGTGCCCGTGGATCTGGTGGTGCGATCGGGGGTCATTACCCAGATCGGGATCCGCAGAGCCGGGGAACCAGAGCCAGCCTTGGGGGAGCCTGGAGACGATACCCCGCCCTGGCCCACCGTAGACTGGGATAGGGGACAGATTTGGCCCTGTTTTGTCGATATCCATACCCATTTGGACAAAGGCCACAGTTGGGAGCGATCGCCCAACCCCGACGGCAGCTTCCAGGGGGCACTGGCGGCAGTGGCCAGGGATGCCCAGCACCATTGGAGCCAAGGGGATCTCTATGCCCGCATGGACTTTGGCTTGCGCTGTAGCTACAGCCACGGCAGCCAAGCCCTGCGCACCCATCTGGACTGCGGCGGTGCCTTGGCCCCCAAAGTCTGGGAGGTGTTTCAGCAACTGCGACGAGACTGGAGCGATCGCCTGATCCTCCAAGGGGTTTCCCTGGTGCCGGGGGACTATTACTTAACGCCGGAGGGGGTGGCCTTGGCCGATCGGGTGGCGGCGGCGGGGGGGCTATTGGGGGCGGTGCTGTTTAACCATCCCGCCTTGGATCAGCATCTGGATCGCATCCTGGCCTTGGCCCAAGAGCGGGGCTTGGATCTGGACTTCCACACCGATGAAAGCGGCAACCCCGACGATCGTGCCCTCCATCGGGTGGCCCTGGCCCAACAGCGCCATCAGTTCCCCGGCCAGATCACCTGTGGCCACTGTTGCAGCCTCAGTGTGCAACCCCCGGCGATCGTGGCGGAAACCCTAGAAGCCGTGGCGATCGCGGCCCTGGGGGTGGTCAGTTTGCCCCTCTGTAATTTGTATTTGCAGGATCGTCAGCCCCAGCGCACGCCCCGGTGGCGGGGGGTCACAGCGCTCCAGGAACTGCGATCGGCGGGGATTGCCGTGGCCCTGGCCAGCGACAACTGCCGCGATCCCTTCTATGGCTTTGGGGATCATGACGGCCTGGAGGTGTTCCGGGAGTCGGTGCGCATTGCCCACCTCGATCGCCCCTATGGGGATTGGACCCAAGCCCTGACGATCACCCCGGCCCAGATGATGGGACTGCCCCACCTCGGCCAAATTCGAGTGGGGGCGACGGCGGATCTGGTGCTATTTCGGGGGCGGGGGTTCAGTGAATTATTGTCCCGACCCCAGGGCGATCGGGTGGTGTTGCGGCGGGGACGGGCGATCGACACCACCCTGCCCGATTACCGCGAGTTAGATCCCTGGGTTTATCCCTCTGGTTAA
- a CDS encoding DUF4359 domain-containing protein has protein sequence MNWQSLLYGVGGTIVGLGVALGLTNPKPEAYIDFAMVQGNEYLKTEACTAKLPLIGDSLKDECIQAVDTEAAQTRIRQALIDNTQRQNYILFSLYKSELSVEDLLPIPSSMVPVYYVESVGALTLFKVYNAGEQ, from the coding sequence CCTTTTGTATGGTGTTGGTGGCACGATCGTCGGGTTGGGGGTCGCCCTGGGGTTAACCAACCCCAAACCCGAAGCCTACATTGACTTTGCCATGGTTCAGGGCAACGAGTACCTGAAAACCGAAGCCTGCACCGCAAAACTGCCCCTCATTGGGGACTCCCTCAAAGACGAGTGCATCCAAGCCGTGGATACCGAAGCCGCCCAAACCCGCATCCGCCAAGCCTTGATCGACAATACCCAACGGCAAAACTACATCCTGTTTAGTCTCTATAAAAGTGAACTGTCCGTAGAGGATCTGTTGCCCATCCCCAGCAGTATGGTGCCCGTCTACTATGTGGAAAGCGTGGGGGCACTGACCTTGTTTAAGGTCTACAACGCCGGGGAGCAATAG